The following are encoded in a window of Gossypium raimondii isolate GPD5lz chromosome 13, ASM2569854v1, whole genome shotgun sequence genomic DNA:
- the LOC105783254 gene encoding glutathione S-transferase L3, producing the protein MAVCYISGIGFGPSPTFQYSPNRTIPFSSNQITTTTLPRTKALSCFHHATTSVQPTFSFHCKTKTHFPFRPPWPASNKPTTISSAMSSGYVQEDLPPALDSTSDPPPIFDGTTRLYISYTCPYAQRVWITRNCKGLQDKIKLVPIDLKNRPTWYKENVYPPNKVPALEHNNEVKGESLDLIKYIDSHFEGPSLFPDDPAKKQFADELLSYIDSFYKTVTSSFKGEGTEAGIAFDNIETALTKFEDGPFFLGQFSLVDIAYAPFIERFHPFLLDVKKYDITLGRTKLATWIEEMNKNEGYTQTRCDPKELVESYKKRFMAHL; encoded by the exons ATGGCAGTTTGCTATATTAGTGGTATAGGCTTTGGCCCTTCCCCTACCTTTCAGTATTCACCAAATCGTACAATACCCTTCTCCTCCAATcaaataacaacaacaacactACCCAGAACCAAAGCCTTATCTTGTTTCCACCATGCCACAACTTCTGTCCAACCAACTTTCTCTTTTCACTGCAAAACTAAAACCCACTTCCCATTTCGCCCTCCATGGCCTGCTTCAAACAAACCTACCACCATTTCTTCAGCAATGTCATCTGG ATATGTGCAAGAGGATCTTCCACCAGCTCTTGATTCTACTTCAGACCCACCTCCAATCTTTGATGGAACAACAAG GTTGTATATATCTTACACATGCCCCTACGCTCAGCGTGTTTGGATTACTCGAAACTGTAAG GGATTGCAGGACAAGATAAAACTAGTTCCAATCGATCTAAAGAACAGGCCTACTTGGTACAAGGAGAACGTCTACCCACCTAACAAG GTGCCAGCATTGGAACACAATAATGAAGTGAAAGGAGAGAGTCTAGACTTGATCAAGTATATAGACAGCCACTTCGAAGGGCCTTCACTTTTCCCTGAT GACCCTGCAAAGAAGCAGTTTGCAGATGAGTTATTATCCTACATTGACTCATTCTATAAAACAGTGACTTCTTCATTCAAAGGAGAGGGCACTGAAGCAG GCATTGCATTTGACAACATCGAAACAGCTCTTACCAAGTTTGAGGATGGACCTTTCTTCCTTGGGCAGTTTAGTCTG GTGGATATAGCTTATGCACCGTTCATTGAAAGATTTCATCCTTTTTTGTTGGATGTGAAGAAGTATGATATTACTCTTGGCAGAACTAAATTGGCAACTTGGATTGAG GAGATGAACAAAAACGAGGGTTACACACAAACCAGGTGTGATCCAAAGGAACTTGTTGAGAGCTACAAGAAACGCTTCATG GCTCATCTTTGA
- the LOC105783255 gene encoding CDP-diacylglycerol--glycerol-3-phosphate 3-phosphatidyltransferase 1, chloroplastic: MDSEPLLQQQLDHHPSLAYSNHSSSKILTLPTVLTLGRVAAVPLLIFTFSVDSWWGRTATTSIFMAAAITDWLDGYIARRMRLCSAFGALLDPVADKLMVAATLVLLCSRPLNIAVFGQVPWLLNVPSIAIIGREITMSAVREWAASQNGKLLAAVAVNKLGKWKTATQMAALTILLATRDSSLGETGILVASGVIFLYLSAGLSVMSLVVYMEKIRKVL; the protein is encoded by the exons ATGGATTCGGAGCCATTGCTGCAACAGCAACTGGACCACCACCCAAGTTTAGCTTATTCTAATCATtcttcttccaaaattttaactttgccCACTGTTTTAACTCTCGGCCGCGTCGCCGCCGTGCCGTTGCTGATTTTCA cCTTTTCTGTCGATAGTTGGTGGGGAAGGACTGCTACTACTAGCATATTTATGGCGGCTGCTATAACCGATTGGCTTGATGGGTACATTGCTCGAAGA ATGAGGTTATGTTCTGCCTTTGGTGCTCTTTTGGATCCAGTCGCAGACAAG CTTATGGTTGCTGCTACATTGGTCTTATTATGTTCTAGACCTTTGAACATTGCTGTGTTTGGGCAAGTGCCATGGCTACTGAATGTACCATCAATAGCCATCATTGGAAGGGAG ATAACTATGTCCGCTGTTAGGGAATGGGCTGCTTCTCAAAATGGTAAGCTTTTAGCG GCTGTTGCCGTAAATAAGCTGGGGAAGTGGAAAACTGCCACGCAAATGGCTGCACTAACCATCCTTCTGGCTACACGAGATAGCAG TCTCGGAGAAACTGGGATCTTAGTTGCTTCGggtgttatttttctttatctttcaGCTGGTCTCTCAGTAATGTCATTGGTCGTGTATATGGAGAAGATACGGAAAGTATTATAG
- the LOC105783739 gene encoding uncharacterized protein LOC105783739 isoform X2, producing MTSSTTTTTATTTTKTVNPHLTFEHKRDAYGFAVRPQHVQRYREYANIYREEEEERSGRWNDFLERQADYAQLLTNEMPSEGRKEVSHIEVAEDGNNEARKGVEGDDLCKKKLGSDSLSAKDDAEQEKVLPAPEKRGRQTAIWTEIRPSLRAIEDMMSTCVKKGRLSEEEQETSRAKPLSPAEDARFTKGSSEDDSEDESFYAERSDPVQDAPTLDRTGTIRGAAANAAPTESSFPWKEELKVLVRGGVPMALRGEIWQAFVGVRRRRVENYYQNLLANETNSGDNTNQKSYQSDGKGSATRSACGPEKWKGQIEKDLPRTFPGHPALDDDGRNALRRLLTAYARHNPSVGYCQAMNFFAAFLLLLMPEENAFWTLKGIIDEYFDGYFSEEMIESQVDQLVFEELVRERFPKLVSHLDHLGVQVAWVTGPWFLSIFMNILPWESVLRVWDVFLFEGNRVMLFRTALALIEFYGPELLTTKDAGDAVTLLQSLASSTFDSSQLVLSACMGYENVNEQVLLELREKHRSVVKAAVDERLRGLQIWRESQGRASKLYGFKQDSKSALRKTNKTGELVDSKTNGDLSRSKSESMNADENLLCLTRDAKSDSVPDLQQQVVGLKVELSRLLEEKRSAVLRSDELETALMEMVKQDNRRQLCARVEQLEQEVGELHKALFEKTEQETAMLQILMQFEQDQKETEDACRFAEQNAAAQRYSVEVLQEKYEKAIAALAEMEKRAVMAESMVEATLHYHSGQNKAQPSLSPRSPQPNSPPRNNQEVQQENPASKLNLLARPFVLGWRDRIKGKISNAYRPNDGKSSSEDQNTATQQETNTKENNAENTDDKEANGNEAHGKECTIAGFSC from the exons ATGACATCTTCCACCACCACTACCACCGCAACCACCACCACCAAAACCGTGAACCCCCATTTAACCTTCGAACACAAGAG gGATGCGTATGGATTTGCTGTGAGGCCTCAGCATGTACAAAGATACCGAGAATATGCTAATATCTACAGG GAAGAAGAGGAGGAAAGATCAGGTAGGTGGAATGATTTCTTGGAACGCCAAGCAGATTATGCTCAATTGCTTACCAATGAGATGCCCTCGGAGGGAAGAAAGGAGGTCTCGCACATTGAAGTTGCAGAGGATGGGAATAATGAAGCACGAAAGGGAGTTGAAGGCGATGATTTATGCAAAAAGAAGTTGGGTTCTGATAGTCTGTCTGCTAAGGATGATGCAGAACAAGAGAAGGTGCTGCCAGCACCAGAGAAAAGAGGTCGTCAAACTGCAATATGGACTGAAATTAGACCATCCCTTCGGGCCATTGAAGATATGATGAGTACTTGCGTAAAGAAAGGCCGTTTATCTGAAGAAGAGCAAGAAACCAGTCGAGCAAAGCCATTATCTCCTGCAGAAGATGCTAGATTCACTAAGGGATCATCAGAAGATGATTctgaggatgaatctttttatGCTGAGAGATCTGACCCAGTTCAGGATGCCCCTACACTTGACAGAACCGGCACTATAAGAGGTGCTGCTGCAAATGCAGCTCCTACAGAATCTTCATTTCCCTGGAAAGAAGAGTTGAAAGTTCTTGTCCGTGGTGGAGTGCCAATGGCTCTTAGGGGAGAG ATTTGGCAAGCCTTTGTTGGTGTAAGGAGACGCCGAGTAGAAAATTATTACCAGAATCTGCTTGCCAATGAAACTAACTCTGGCGATAACACCAATCAAAAGAGCTACCAGTCAGATGGTAAGGGTTCAGCCACCAGGTCTGCATGTGGGCCTGAGAAATGGAAGGGGCAGATTGAGAAG GATTTGCCACGAACGTTCCCTGGTCACCCTGCTCTGGATGATGATGGTAGAAATGCTTTGCGACGTTTACTTACAGCCTATGCTCGACATAACCCCTCTGTTGGATACTGTCAG GCCATGAATTTCTTTGCTGCCTTTTTACTCCTCTTGATGCCTGAAGAAAATGCGTTCTG GACTTTGAAGGGTATTATTGATGAGTATTTTGATGGCTATTTCTCAGAGGAAATGATTGAGTCTCAG GTTGACCAACTTGTTTTTGAAGAGTTGGTGCGTGAGAGATTTCCAAAACTTG TCAGTCATCTAGATCACCTGGGAGTACAAGTGGCATGGGTTACTGGACCATGGTtcctttccatttttatgaacATTCTTCCATGGGAAAGTG TGCTTCGAGTCTGGGATGTGTTCCTATTTGAAGGAAATCGTGTTATGCTGTTTAGGACAGCACTTGCTCTTATAGAGTTTTACG GCCCTGAATTACTTACAACTAAGGATGCGGGAGATGCAGTTACTTTACTACAATCATTAGCTAGCTCAACATTTGACAGCAGTCAACTCGTATTGTCAGCTTGTATGGGTTACGAAAATGTAAATGAACAAGTATTACTTGAGTTAAGGGAGAAGCACCGGTCAGTTGTAAAAGCTGCAGTTGATGAAAGATTAAGGGGGCTTCAAATTTGGAGGGAATCACAGGGCCGGGCATCTAAGCTATATGGTTTTAAGCAAGATTCTAAGTCAGCGCTTAGGAAAACAAATAAGACAGGAGAATTGGTTGATTCAAAAACTAATGGAGATCTTTCACGTTCCAAGTCCGAATCAATGAATGCGGATGAAAATCTTCTTTGTCTGACAAGAGATGCTAAGTCGGATTCTGTTCCAGATCTTCAACAGCAG GTTGTAGGGTTAAAGGTTGAGTTGAGCAGGTTGCTGGAAGAGAAAAGATCAGCTGTTCTCag ATCTGATGAACTGGAGACAGCATTGATGGAAATGGTTAAGCAGGACAATCGACGCCAATTATGTGCTAGG GTAGAGCAATTAGAGCAAGAAGTTGGTGAGCTTCATAAGGCACTGTTTGAGAAGACTGAACAAGAAACTGCAATGCTTCAG ATCCTAATGCAATTTGAGCAAGATCAAAAGGAAACAGAAGATGCTTGTAGATTTGCCGAACAAAATGCAGCTGCACAGAGATATTCTGTTGAAGTGCTTCAG GAAAAGTATGAAAAGGCCATTGCTGCGCTTGCTGAAATGGAGAAAAGAGCGGTAATGGCAGAATCAATGGTGGAAGCTACCTTACATTACCATTCTGGACAAAATAAAGCTCAGCCATCTCTTTCTCCACG ATCACCCCAGCCAAATTCACCACCACGCAACAATCAAGAGGTACAACAAGAGAATCCCGCCAGCAAGCTTAATTTACTTGCTCGACCATTTGTACTTGGCTGGCGCGACAGAATCAAG GGAAAGATCAGTAATGCTTATCGACCAAATGATGGGAAGTCCTCTAGTGAAGATCAGAATACTGCAACACAGCAGGAAACAAACACTAAGGAAAACAACGCCGAGAATACAGATGACAAGGAAGCAAATGGCAACGAAGCTCATGGTAAGGAGTGTACAATTGCCGGTTTTTCATGTTAA
- the LOC105783739 gene encoding uncharacterized protein LOC105783739 isoform X1, giving the protein MTSSTTTTTATTTTKTVNPHLTFEHKRDAYGFAVRPQHVQRYREYANIYREEEEERSGRWNDFLERQADYAQLLTNEMPSEGRKEVSHIEVAEDGNNEARKGVEGDDLCKKKLGSDSLSAKDDAEQEKVLPAPEKRGRQTAIWTEIRPSLRAIEDMMSTCVKKGRLSEEEQETSRAKPLSPAEDARFTKGSSEDDSEDESFYAERSDPVQDAPTLDRTGTIRGAAANAAPTESSFPWKEELKVLVRGGVPMALRGEIWQAFVGVRRRRVENYYQNLLANETNSGDNTNQKSYQSDGKGSATRSACGPEKWKGQIEKDLPRTFPGHPALDDDGRNALRRLLTAYARHNPSVGYCQAMNFFAAFLLLLMPEENAFWTLKGIIDEYFDGYFSEEMIESQVDQLVFEELVRERFPKLVSHLDHLGVQVAWVTGPWFLSIFMNILPWESVLRVWDVFLFEGNRVMLFRTALALIEFYGPELLTTKDAGDAVTLLQSLASSTFDSSQLVLSACMGYENVNEQVLLELREKHRSVVKAAVDERLRGLQIWRESQGRASKLYGFKQDSKSALRKTNKTGELVDSKTNGDLSRSKSESMNADENLLCLTRDAKSDSVPDLQQQVVGLKVELSRLLEEKRSAVLRSDELETALMEMVKQDNRRQLCARVEQLEQEVGELHKALFEKTEQETAMLQILMQFEQDQKETEDACRFAEQNAAAQRYSVEVLQEKYEKAIAALAEMEKRAVMAESMVEATLHYHSGQNKAQPSLSPRSPQPNSPPRNNQEVQQENPASKLNLLARPFVLGWRDRIKGKISNAYRPNDGKSSSEDQNTATQQETNTKENNAENTDDKEANGNEAHVFSRIMSLNFQKSTSWREAWK; this is encoded by the exons ATGACATCTTCCACCACCACTACCACCGCAACCACCACCACCAAAACCGTGAACCCCCATTTAACCTTCGAACACAAGAG gGATGCGTATGGATTTGCTGTGAGGCCTCAGCATGTACAAAGATACCGAGAATATGCTAATATCTACAGG GAAGAAGAGGAGGAAAGATCAGGTAGGTGGAATGATTTCTTGGAACGCCAAGCAGATTATGCTCAATTGCTTACCAATGAGATGCCCTCGGAGGGAAGAAAGGAGGTCTCGCACATTGAAGTTGCAGAGGATGGGAATAATGAAGCACGAAAGGGAGTTGAAGGCGATGATTTATGCAAAAAGAAGTTGGGTTCTGATAGTCTGTCTGCTAAGGATGATGCAGAACAAGAGAAGGTGCTGCCAGCACCAGAGAAAAGAGGTCGTCAAACTGCAATATGGACTGAAATTAGACCATCCCTTCGGGCCATTGAAGATATGATGAGTACTTGCGTAAAGAAAGGCCGTTTATCTGAAGAAGAGCAAGAAACCAGTCGAGCAAAGCCATTATCTCCTGCAGAAGATGCTAGATTCACTAAGGGATCATCAGAAGATGATTctgaggatgaatctttttatGCTGAGAGATCTGACCCAGTTCAGGATGCCCCTACACTTGACAGAACCGGCACTATAAGAGGTGCTGCTGCAAATGCAGCTCCTACAGAATCTTCATTTCCCTGGAAAGAAGAGTTGAAAGTTCTTGTCCGTGGTGGAGTGCCAATGGCTCTTAGGGGAGAG ATTTGGCAAGCCTTTGTTGGTGTAAGGAGACGCCGAGTAGAAAATTATTACCAGAATCTGCTTGCCAATGAAACTAACTCTGGCGATAACACCAATCAAAAGAGCTACCAGTCAGATGGTAAGGGTTCAGCCACCAGGTCTGCATGTGGGCCTGAGAAATGGAAGGGGCAGATTGAGAAG GATTTGCCACGAACGTTCCCTGGTCACCCTGCTCTGGATGATGATGGTAGAAATGCTTTGCGACGTTTACTTACAGCCTATGCTCGACATAACCCCTCTGTTGGATACTGTCAG GCCATGAATTTCTTTGCTGCCTTTTTACTCCTCTTGATGCCTGAAGAAAATGCGTTCTG GACTTTGAAGGGTATTATTGATGAGTATTTTGATGGCTATTTCTCAGAGGAAATGATTGAGTCTCAG GTTGACCAACTTGTTTTTGAAGAGTTGGTGCGTGAGAGATTTCCAAAACTTG TCAGTCATCTAGATCACCTGGGAGTACAAGTGGCATGGGTTACTGGACCATGGTtcctttccatttttatgaacATTCTTCCATGGGAAAGTG TGCTTCGAGTCTGGGATGTGTTCCTATTTGAAGGAAATCGTGTTATGCTGTTTAGGACAGCACTTGCTCTTATAGAGTTTTACG GCCCTGAATTACTTACAACTAAGGATGCGGGAGATGCAGTTACTTTACTACAATCATTAGCTAGCTCAACATTTGACAGCAGTCAACTCGTATTGTCAGCTTGTATGGGTTACGAAAATGTAAATGAACAAGTATTACTTGAGTTAAGGGAGAAGCACCGGTCAGTTGTAAAAGCTGCAGTTGATGAAAGATTAAGGGGGCTTCAAATTTGGAGGGAATCACAGGGCCGGGCATCTAAGCTATATGGTTTTAAGCAAGATTCTAAGTCAGCGCTTAGGAAAACAAATAAGACAGGAGAATTGGTTGATTCAAAAACTAATGGAGATCTTTCACGTTCCAAGTCCGAATCAATGAATGCGGATGAAAATCTTCTTTGTCTGACAAGAGATGCTAAGTCGGATTCTGTTCCAGATCTTCAACAGCAG GTTGTAGGGTTAAAGGTTGAGTTGAGCAGGTTGCTGGAAGAGAAAAGATCAGCTGTTCTCag ATCTGATGAACTGGAGACAGCATTGATGGAAATGGTTAAGCAGGACAATCGACGCCAATTATGTGCTAGG GTAGAGCAATTAGAGCAAGAAGTTGGTGAGCTTCATAAGGCACTGTTTGAGAAGACTGAACAAGAAACTGCAATGCTTCAG ATCCTAATGCAATTTGAGCAAGATCAAAAGGAAACAGAAGATGCTTGTAGATTTGCCGAACAAAATGCAGCTGCACAGAGATATTCTGTTGAAGTGCTTCAG GAAAAGTATGAAAAGGCCATTGCTGCGCTTGCTGAAATGGAGAAAAGAGCGGTAATGGCAGAATCAATGGTGGAAGCTACCTTACATTACCATTCTGGACAAAATAAAGCTCAGCCATCTCTTTCTCCACG ATCACCCCAGCCAAATTCACCACCACGCAACAATCAAGAGGTACAACAAGAGAATCCCGCCAGCAAGCTTAATTTACTTGCTCGACCATTTGTACTTGGCTGGCGCGACAGAATCAAG GGAAAGATCAGTAATGCTTATCGACCAAATGATGGGAAGTCCTCTAGTGAAGATCAGAATACTGCAACACAGCAGGAAACAAACACTAAGGAAAACAACGCCGAGAATACAGATGACAAGGAAGCAAATGGCAACGAAGCTCATG ttttttctcGTATCATGTCTCTCAACTTTCAAAAGTCCACATCATGGAGGGAAGCATGgaagtaa
- the LOC105783739 gene encoding uncharacterized protein LOC105783739 isoform X3: MLFSTVTRQSSDADFRDAYGFAVRPQHVQRYREYANIYREEEEERSGRWNDFLERQADYAQLLTNEMPSEGRKEVSHIEVAEDGNNEARKGVEGDDLCKKKLGSDSLSAKDDAEQEKVLPAPEKRGRQTAIWTEIRPSLRAIEDMMSTCVKKGRLSEEEQETSRAKPLSPAEDARFTKGSSEDDSEDESFYAERSDPVQDAPTLDRTGTIRGAAANAAPTESSFPWKEELKVLVRGGVPMALRGEIWQAFVGVRRRRVENYYQNLLANETNSGDNTNQKSYQSDGKGSATRSACGPEKWKGQIEKDLPRTFPGHPALDDDGRNALRRLLTAYARHNPSVGYCQAMNFFAAFLLLLMPEENAFWTLKGIIDEYFDGYFSEEMIESQVDQLVFEELVRERFPKLVSHLDHLGVQVAWVTGPWFLSIFMNILPWESVLRVWDVFLFEGNRVMLFRTALALIEFYGPELLTTKDAGDAVTLLQSLASSTFDSSQLVLSACMGYENVNEQVLLELREKHRSVVKAAVDERLRGLQIWRESQGRASKLYGFKQDSKSALRKTNKTGELVDSKTNGDLSRSKSESMNADENLLCLTRDAKSDSVPDLQQQVVGLKVELSRLLEEKRSAVLRSDELETALMEMVKQDNRRQLCARVEQLEQEVGELHKALFEKTEQETAMLQILMQFEQDQKETEDACRFAEQNAAAQRYSVEVLQEKYEKAIAALAEMEKRAVMAESMVEATLHYHSGQNKAQPSLSPRSPQPNSPPRNNQEVQQENPASKLNLLARPFVLGWRDRIKGKISNAYRPNDGKSSSEDQNTATQQETNTKENNAENTDDKEANGNEAHVFSRIMSLNFQKSTSWREAWK, from the exons ATGTTGTTTTCTACCGTAACTCGGCAATCTTCGGATGCCGATTTCAG gGATGCGTATGGATTTGCTGTGAGGCCTCAGCATGTACAAAGATACCGAGAATATGCTAATATCTACAGG GAAGAAGAGGAGGAAAGATCAGGTAGGTGGAATGATTTCTTGGAACGCCAAGCAGATTATGCTCAATTGCTTACCAATGAGATGCCCTCGGAGGGAAGAAAGGAGGTCTCGCACATTGAAGTTGCAGAGGATGGGAATAATGAAGCACGAAAGGGAGTTGAAGGCGATGATTTATGCAAAAAGAAGTTGGGTTCTGATAGTCTGTCTGCTAAGGATGATGCAGAACAAGAGAAGGTGCTGCCAGCACCAGAGAAAAGAGGTCGTCAAACTGCAATATGGACTGAAATTAGACCATCCCTTCGGGCCATTGAAGATATGATGAGTACTTGCGTAAAGAAAGGCCGTTTATCTGAAGAAGAGCAAGAAACCAGTCGAGCAAAGCCATTATCTCCTGCAGAAGATGCTAGATTCACTAAGGGATCATCAGAAGATGATTctgaggatgaatctttttatGCTGAGAGATCTGACCCAGTTCAGGATGCCCCTACACTTGACAGAACCGGCACTATAAGAGGTGCTGCTGCAAATGCAGCTCCTACAGAATCTTCATTTCCCTGGAAAGAAGAGTTGAAAGTTCTTGTCCGTGGTGGAGTGCCAATGGCTCTTAGGGGAGAG ATTTGGCAAGCCTTTGTTGGTGTAAGGAGACGCCGAGTAGAAAATTATTACCAGAATCTGCTTGCCAATGAAACTAACTCTGGCGATAACACCAATCAAAAGAGCTACCAGTCAGATGGTAAGGGTTCAGCCACCAGGTCTGCATGTGGGCCTGAGAAATGGAAGGGGCAGATTGAGAAG GATTTGCCACGAACGTTCCCTGGTCACCCTGCTCTGGATGATGATGGTAGAAATGCTTTGCGACGTTTACTTACAGCCTATGCTCGACATAACCCCTCTGTTGGATACTGTCAG GCCATGAATTTCTTTGCTGCCTTTTTACTCCTCTTGATGCCTGAAGAAAATGCGTTCTG GACTTTGAAGGGTATTATTGATGAGTATTTTGATGGCTATTTCTCAGAGGAAATGATTGAGTCTCAG GTTGACCAACTTGTTTTTGAAGAGTTGGTGCGTGAGAGATTTCCAAAACTTG TCAGTCATCTAGATCACCTGGGAGTACAAGTGGCATGGGTTACTGGACCATGGTtcctttccatttttatgaacATTCTTCCATGGGAAAGTG TGCTTCGAGTCTGGGATGTGTTCCTATTTGAAGGAAATCGTGTTATGCTGTTTAGGACAGCACTTGCTCTTATAGAGTTTTACG GCCCTGAATTACTTACAACTAAGGATGCGGGAGATGCAGTTACTTTACTACAATCATTAGCTAGCTCAACATTTGACAGCAGTCAACTCGTATTGTCAGCTTGTATGGGTTACGAAAATGTAAATGAACAAGTATTACTTGAGTTAAGGGAGAAGCACCGGTCAGTTGTAAAAGCTGCAGTTGATGAAAGATTAAGGGGGCTTCAAATTTGGAGGGAATCACAGGGCCGGGCATCTAAGCTATATGGTTTTAAGCAAGATTCTAAGTCAGCGCTTAGGAAAACAAATAAGACAGGAGAATTGGTTGATTCAAAAACTAATGGAGATCTTTCACGTTCCAAGTCCGAATCAATGAATGCGGATGAAAATCTTCTTTGTCTGACAAGAGATGCTAAGTCGGATTCTGTTCCAGATCTTCAACAGCAG GTTGTAGGGTTAAAGGTTGAGTTGAGCAGGTTGCTGGAAGAGAAAAGATCAGCTGTTCTCag ATCTGATGAACTGGAGACAGCATTGATGGAAATGGTTAAGCAGGACAATCGACGCCAATTATGTGCTAGG GTAGAGCAATTAGAGCAAGAAGTTGGTGAGCTTCATAAGGCACTGTTTGAGAAGACTGAACAAGAAACTGCAATGCTTCAG ATCCTAATGCAATTTGAGCAAGATCAAAAGGAAACAGAAGATGCTTGTAGATTTGCCGAACAAAATGCAGCTGCACAGAGATATTCTGTTGAAGTGCTTCAG GAAAAGTATGAAAAGGCCATTGCTGCGCTTGCTGAAATGGAGAAAAGAGCGGTAATGGCAGAATCAATGGTGGAAGCTACCTTACATTACCATTCTGGACAAAATAAAGCTCAGCCATCTCTTTCTCCACG ATCACCCCAGCCAAATTCACCACCACGCAACAATCAAGAGGTACAACAAGAGAATCCCGCCAGCAAGCTTAATTTACTTGCTCGACCATTTGTACTTGGCTGGCGCGACAGAATCAAG GGAAAGATCAGTAATGCTTATCGACCAAATGATGGGAAGTCCTCTAGTGAAGATCAGAATACTGCAACACAGCAGGAAACAAACACTAAGGAAAACAACGCCGAGAATACAGATGACAAGGAAGCAAATGGCAACGAAGCTCATG ttttttctcGTATCATGTCTCTCAACTTTCAAAAGTCCACATCATGGAGGGAAGCATGgaagtaa